The Aminithiophilus ramosus genome contains a region encoding:
- the carA gene encoding glutamine-hydrolyzing carbamoyl-phosphate synthase small subunit, which yields MEALELLLSDGTRWPGLGKRGRSDGGEVVFTTIPTGFPQALTDPSFAGQIVVFAFPMVGCYGTDGERFESPRIWARGVVTAHPCHGESAGPDLFGWIEENGAFWMGGVDTRRLVIHLRSRGTLAGRIVSPGEEVPVVAEAGSPVAQVSTVRPLSHPGRGPRIAVVDYGVKAGIVRSLLARGCAVDVLPHDTSSEAILALRPDGVLLSNGPGDPALLVEAVSVVEALLGKVPLFGICLGMQLLALALGGKTVKLPFGHRGGNQPVIEAGGKKGFLTSQNHGYALRDDSLEGTGITVTYRHGGDGSVEGFRHPETGAWGVQFHPEATPGPEESGGLFDLFIDQCREAAE from the coding sequence GTGGAAGCCCTTGAACTGCTTTTAAGCGACGGAACGCGCTGGCCCGGCCTCGGAAAGCGAGGCCGGAGTGACGGCGGCGAGGTCGTCTTTACGACGATTCCCACCGGTTTCCCTCAGGCCCTGACCGATCCCTCTTTCGCGGGACAGATCGTCGTCTTCGCCTTCCCCATGGTGGGGTGCTACGGCACCGACGGAGAGCGGTTTGAGAGTCCCCGCATCTGGGCCCGCGGCGTCGTGACGGCTCATCCCTGCCACGGAGAGAGTGCCGGGCCCGATCTTTTCGGATGGATCGAGGAAAACGGGGCCTTCTGGATGGGCGGCGTCGACACGCGCCGTCTCGTGATCCACCTCCGGAGCCGGGGCACTCTGGCTGGCCGCATCGTCTCGCCCGGAGAGGAGGTCCCCGTCGTCGCCGAGGCGGGATCTCCCGTGGCCCAGGTCTCGACGGTCCGTCCCCTCTCCCATCCCGGCAGAGGGCCCAGGATCGCCGTCGTCGACTACGGCGTCAAGGCGGGCATCGTCCGGTCCCTGTTGGCCCGGGGCTGCGCCGTCGATGTCCTTCCCCACGACACGTCCTCCGAGGCGATCCTCGCTCTGAGGCCCGACGGCGTCCTCCTCAGCAACGGCCCCGGCGATCCGGCCCTTCTGGTGGAGGCCGTCTCCGTCGTCGAAGCTCTTCTGGGAAAGGTCCCCCTTTTCGGCATCTGTCTGGGCATGCAGCTTCTGGCCCTCGCCCTGGGGGGCAAGACGGTCAAACTTCCCTTCGGCCACCGAGGGGGCAACCAGCCCGTCATCGAGGCCGGCGGCAAAAAGGGTTTTCTGACGAGCCAGAATCACGGCTATGCTCTGCGCGACGATTCCCTGGAGGGAACGGGGATCACCGTCACCTACCGTCACGGAGGCGACGGTAGCGTAGAGGGCTTTCGCCATCCCGAGACGGGGGCCTGGGGCGTCCAGTTTCACCCCGAGGCGACGCCCGGTCCCGAGGAGAGCGGCGGCCTTTTCGACCTTTTTATCGACCAGTGCAGGGAGGCTGCAGAATGA
- the miaB gene encoding tRNA (N6-isopentenyl adenosine(37)-C2)-methylthiotransferase MiaB, giving the protein MNGFALKIFGCQMNVYDGDRIASELRVRGWREVPEEEADLVVYVTCSIRDKAEQKVRSDLGRGGRKPLVAVVGCMAQRVGRELLARFPQVRVLCGPRQLGRLAGAVEEAMEGRTTVLLDDDPRALEDLEQIPRRRQLPFKSFVTIAHGCDNFCTYCIVPHVRGRFQSRLPGAVVDEVRSLVDDGVVEVTLLGQNVNSYGTDLQGVSFASLLRSLSAVEGLRRLRFATNHPKDLTDDVIAAMAEEPKICPAVNLPIQAGSDRVLKLMNRGYDVASYAERIGALRSALPDLAVTSDLIVAFPGETEEDFTLSLEALRRFRFDQVHSAAYSPRPGTAAASFPGRLPAMEARRRLNAVNDLQLGIAREINASLLGRVFTVLVDGPAHRGEGLLQGRTATDKVVLFPGQGLEGRFVDVVVADADAWSLKGRLVERM; this is encoded by the coding sequence ATGAACGGTTTCGCTCTGAAGATTTTCGGCTGCCAGATGAACGTCTACGACGGCGATCGCATCGCCTCGGAACTTCGCGTCCGGGGCTGGCGGGAGGTCCCCGAGGAGGAGGCCGATCTCGTCGTCTACGTCACCTGCAGCATTCGCGACAAGGCCGAGCAGAAGGTTCGAAGCGACCTGGGACGGGGCGGCAGGAAGCCTCTTGTCGCCGTCGTGGGCTGCATGGCCCAGAGGGTGGGGCGGGAACTCCTCGCCCGCTTCCCTCAGGTCCGCGTCCTCTGCGGGCCCCGTCAACTGGGACGACTGGCCGGGGCTGTCGAAGAGGCCATGGAGGGGAGGACGACGGTTCTCCTCGACGACGACCCGAGGGCCCTCGAGGACCTGGAGCAGATTCCGAGGCGACGCCAGCTCCCCTTCAAGAGCTTCGTCACCATCGCCCATGGCTGCGACAATTTCTGCACCTACTGCATCGTGCCCCATGTGAGGGGCCGCTTCCAGTCCCGACTTCCCGGGGCCGTCGTCGACGAGGTCCGGTCCCTCGTCGACGACGGCGTCGTCGAGGTGACGCTGCTGGGCCAGAACGTGAACAGCTACGGCACCGATCTGCAGGGGGTCTCCTTTGCCTCCCTCCTGCGCTCTCTTTCTGCCGTCGAGGGACTGCGCCGCCTCCGTTTCGCCACCAACCACCCCAAGGACCTGACCGATGACGTCATCGCCGCCATGGCCGAGGAGCCCAAGATCTGTCCCGCCGTCAACTTGCCCATTCAAGCGGGCAGCGACAGAGTCCTGAAGCTCATGAACCGCGGCTATGACGTGGCCTCCTACGCGGAGAGGATCGGAGCCTTGAGGTCGGCCCTTCCCGACCTGGCCGTCACGAGCGACCTCATCGTCGCCTTTCCCGGCGAGACGGAAGAGGACTTCACTCTTTCTCTCGAGGCGCTGAGGCGTTTCCGCTTCGACCAGGTCCACAGCGCCGCCTACTCGCCCCGTCCCGGGACGGCGGCGGCGTCTTTTCCCGGCCGTCTTCCCGCCATGGAGGCCCGGCGTCGTCTCAACGCCGTCAACGATCTCCAGCTCGGCATCGCCCGAGAGATCAACGCCTCTCTCCTGGGACGGGTCTTCACCGTCCTCGTCGACGGTCCCGCCCACAGGGGCGAGGGGCTTCTCCAGGGGAGGACGGCGACGGACAAGGTCGTCCTCTTTCCCGGTCAGGGTCTTGAGGGGCGTTTCGTCGACGTCGTCGTCGCCGATGCCGACGCCTGGAGTCTCAAGGGGCGTCTCGTCGAAAGGATGTGA
- a CDS encoding ComEA family DNA-binding protein, with translation MERRWKGLAFFSGAVVCLFAAWLLLSHFSGRWGSPEPTTVAGPALAVREELAHRLPPSEPVAERPERVEPSEPWVVYVTGGIRSPGVYQVPPGSRVYLAVEMAGGFSAEGDREAINLAEPLADGRHLHVPRRGEVPAPQPLPSRPSPSPGVSGTEKVLVDVNRAGAADLATLPGIGPKLAQALVDDREAKGPFRTVDDLKRVRGIGDGKLESIRPFVTVGP, from the coding sequence GTGGAGAGACGCTGGAAGGGGCTGGCCTTTTTTTCCGGAGCCGTCGTCTGTCTCTTTGCCGCCTGGCTCCTCCTGAGCCATTTTTCGGGCCGGTGGGGTTCTCCGGAGCCGACGACGGTGGCCGGTCCGGCTCTGGCCGTCAGGGAGGAGCTGGCCCACCGCCTGCCGCCCTCCGAGCCGGTCGCGGAACGTCCGGAGCGGGTCGAGCCGTCTGAGCCCTGGGTCGTCTACGTCACGGGAGGCATCCGTTCTCCCGGCGTCTATCAGGTCCCTCCCGGATCCCGCGTCTACCTGGCCGTCGAGATGGCCGGAGGCTTTTCGGCCGAGGGGGATAGGGAGGCCATCAATCTGGCCGAACCCCTCGCGGACGGACGTCACCTCCACGTGCCACGCAGGGGAGAGGTCCCGGCTCCTCAGCCGCTCCCCTCCCGCCCGTCGCCCTCTCCCGGCGTTTCGGGGACGGAGAAGGTTCTCGTCGACGTCAACAGGGCCGGGGCTGCCGACCTGGCCACTCTGCCCGGGATCGGCCCCAAGCTTGCCCAGGCCCTCGTCGACGACAGGGAGGCCAAGGGGCCCTTCCGCACCGTCGACGACCTCAAGCGGG
- the carB gene encoding carbamoyl-phosphate synthase large subunit — protein sequence MTEESRVSKGRSPLEAMTILVLGSGPIRIGQAAEFDYSGSQACRTLKEEGHRVILLNSNPATIQTDLGLADVVYLRPLTADVVEDVLREQRPQGVIATLGGQTALNLLVELDGKGLWERYGVKVLGTSVDSVRRSEGRLSFRDVLTELGEPVVESAYAASVDEALAFAAEASFPLVVRPDYTLGGTGGGVARDGGELARIAREGLAASPVGRVLVERYLEGWREIEVEVVRDGWGNALAVCSMENFDGMGIHTGDSIVVAPVLTLTDGQWQRLRSSALRIVEGLAIEGACNVQFAFSPDGSDYAVIEVNPRASRSSALASKATGYPIARMAARIALGQSLAEMANPVTGQGSALAEPVLDYVVVKFPRWPFDRFPQASGGLGTRMKSTGEVMALGLHFNQALQKALRSLELPFGLRDPLLASFGDGALMASVERADHRRLWAFLELLRRGRDPKELADRGGVHPFFLFELGRLVDVERRLALEGLEDSLLRQAKYEGFSDEDVARCVSLPAGEVEARRKALGLERAFREVDGCAGETPTHTGYYYGVFGAGGDVVPADDRPSALVLGSGPIRIGQGIEFDYCCVKAAMALRKGGLRALMVNNNPETVSTDHDLSDGLYFEPLTVEDVLPVIERERPLGVLAAFGGQSALKLGLALERRGVALLGTTGDVIRSAEDRGLFSSLLDDLGILQPPGVAAESPDEARQAARSLGYPLMVRPSFVIGGVAMRLCFDERDFEEIVDLAFSAEKGQSVLIDRFLQGREFEVDALCDGEDVFLPGIFEHLEPAGIHSGDSMALFPDMSLTAAQRREMVETVQALSAALGVKGLMNVQFVLHEGRLYVIEANPRASRTVPIAAKLTGIPLVEMAVRLALGVPFSDLGLKGGLHDHQGPRGVKVPVFSTEKLPGVDAQGGVRMQSTGEALGLGDCISGALMEALAGAGWKIPRKGRLLLSLADRAKHQAPALAAAFSALGWELEATAGTAALLSRWGLAVSSVEKGTSLVEAMAERRWDLVVNVPGEHPETISDGFRLRRAAVESSILCLHTVETASALAVALAATEKGRTGRAL from the coding sequence ATGACAGAGGAAAGCCGGGTCTCGAAAGGAAGGTCTCCCCTGGAGGCCATGACGATTCTCGTCCTCGGCTCGGGGCCCATCCGGATCGGCCAGGCCGCCGAGTTCGATTACTCGGGCAGCCAGGCCTGCCGCACCCTCAAGGAGGAGGGCCACCGCGTCATTCTCCTCAACAGCAATCCCGCGACGATCCAGACCGATCTGGGCCTGGCCGACGTGGTCTACCTCCGCCCTCTGACGGCCGACGTCGTCGAAGACGTCCTCAGGGAGCAGAGGCCCCAGGGCGTCATCGCCACCCTGGGAGGCCAGACGGCCCTCAATCTTCTCGTCGAGCTCGACGGGAAGGGACTCTGGGAGCGCTACGGCGTCAAGGTCCTGGGAACCTCCGTCGATTCCGTCCGCCGCTCCGAGGGACGCCTTTCTTTCCGCGATGTCCTGACGGAACTGGGCGAGCCCGTCGTCGAGAGCGCCTATGCGGCCTCCGTCGACGAGGCCCTTGCCTTTGCCGCCGAAGCCTCCTTTCCCCTCGTCGTCCGCCCCGACTACACGCTGGGCGGGACGGGCGGCGGCGTGGCCCGCGACGGAGGGGAGCTGGCCCGCATCGCCCGCGAGGGGCTTGCGGCCTCGCCTGTCGGACGGGTCCTCGTCGAGCGCTATCTCGAAGGATGGCGGGAGATCGAAGTCGAGGTCGTCCGTGACGGTTGGGGCAATGCCCTGGCCGTCTGTTCCATGGAGAACTTCGACGGCATGGGAATCCACACGGGCGACAGCATCGTCGTCGCCCCCGTTCTGACCCTGACCGACGGCCAGTGGCAGCGTCTGCGCTCCTCGGCCCTGCGCATCGTCGAGGGGCTCGCCATCGAAGGGGCCTGCAACGTTCAGTTCGCCTTCAGCCCCGACGGGTCGGACTACGCCGTCATCGAAGTCAATCCCAGGGCCAGCCGCTCCAGCGCCCTGGCCAGCAAGGCCACGGGCTACCCCATCGCCCGCATGGCCGCCCGCATCGCCCTGGGGCAGAGCCTGGCTGAGATGGCCAACCCCGTCACGGGCCAGGGGAGCGCCCTGGCCGAGCCCGTTCTCGATTATGTCGTCGTCAAGTTTCCCCGCTGGCCCTTCGACCGATTCCCTCAGGCCTCGGGCGGGCTGGGGACGCGGATGAAATCGACGGGCGAGGTCATGGCCTTAGGCCTTCATTTCAACCAGGCCCTGCAGAAGGCCCTCCGCTCCCTCGAGCTTCCCTTCGGCCTCCGCGATCCCCTTCTGGCCTCCTTCGGCGACGGGGCCCTCATGGCCAGCGTGGAGAGGGCCGATCATCGCCGTCTCTGGGCCTTCCTCGAACTCCTTCGCCGGGGCCGCGACCCGAAGGAGCTGGCCGACAGGGGCGGCGTCCATCCCTTCTTCCTCTTCGAGTTGGGCCGTCTCGTCGACGTCGAGAGGCGTCTGGCCCTCGAAGGGCTCGAGGACTCCCTCCTCCGTCAGGCCAAGTACGAGGGATTCTCCGACGAAGACGTGGCCCGCTGCGTCTCCCTTCCCGCAGGAGAGGTCGAGGCGCGACGCAAGGCCCTCGGTCTGGAGCGGGCCTTCCGCGAGGTGGACGGCTGCGCCGGCGAGACGCCGACGCACACGGGCTACTACTACGGCGTCTTCGGCGCCGGAGGGGACGTCGTTCCCGCCGATGACCGCCCCTCGGCCCTCGTCCTCGGTTCCGGTCCGATCCGCATCGGCCAGGGTATCGAGTTCGACTACTGCTGCGTCAAGGCCGCCATGGCCCTCCGCAAGGGAGGACTGCGGGCTCTCATGGTGAACAACAACCCCGAGACGGTCAGCACCGATCACGATCTTTCCGATGGCCTCTATTTCGAGCCTCTCACCGTCGAAGATGTCCTTCCCGTCATCGAGAGGGAGCGTCCTCTCGGCGTCCTGGCCGCCTTCGGCGGACAGAGCGCCCTCAAACTCGGCCTGGCCCTGGAAAGACGGGGTGTTGCCCTTCTGGGGACGACGGGCGATGTCATCCGCAGCGCCGAGGACCGGGGGCTTTTTTCCAGTCTCCTCGACGATCTGGGCATTCTCCAGCCGCCGGGGGTGGCCGCCGAGAGCCCCGACGAGGCCAGGCAGGCGGCGCGCTCCCTCGGCTATCCCCTCATGGTACGCCCCAGTTTCGTCATAGGCGGCGTGGCCATGCGCCTCTGTTTCGACGAGAGGGATTTCGAGGAGATCGTCGATCTGGCCTTCTCCGCCGAGAAGGGCCAGTCGGTCCTCATCGATCGCTTTCTTCAGGGGCGCGAGTTCGAGGTCGATGCCCTCTGCGACGGCGAGGATGTCTTCCTTCCGGGCATTTTCGAACACCTCGAGCCGGCCGGGATCCACTCGGGCGACTCGATGGCCCTCTTTCCTGACATGAGCCTCACGGCCGCTCAGCGCCGCGAGATGGTCGAAACGGTCCAGGCCCTTTCGGCGGCCCTGGGCGTCAAGGGGCTGATGAACGTTCAGTTCGTCCTCCACGAGGGGCGTCTCTACGTCATCGAGGCCAATCCCCGGGCCAGCCGGACCGTGCCCATCGCCGCCAAGCTGACGGGCATTCCTCTCGTCGAAATGGCCGTCCGCCTCGCCCTGGGAGTTCCCTTCTCCGATCTGGGGCTGAAGGGAGGCCTTCACGACCATCAGGGACCGAGGGGCGTCAAGGTCCCCGTCTTCTCGACGGAGAAGCTGCCCGGCGTCGATGCCCAGGGCGGCGTCCGGATGCAGTCGACGGGCGAGGCTCTGGGTTTGGGCGACTGCATCTCCGGTGCCCTCATGGAGGCCCTCGCCGGAGCGGGGTGGAAGATCCCCCGCAAGGGGCGCCTTCTCCTCTCCCTGGCCGACCGGGCCAAGCACCAGGCCCCGGCTCTGGCTGCGGCCTTTTCGGCTCTGGGCTGGGAGCTGGAGGCCACGGCGGGCACGGCGGCTCTTCTGAGCCGCTGGGGGTTGGCCGTCTCTTCCGTCGAAAAGGGGACCTCCCTCGTCGAGGCCATGGCCGAGAGGCGGTGGGATCTCGTCGTCAACGTTCCGGGCGAGCATCCCGAGACGATCTCCGACGGATTCCGCCTCAGGCGGGCCGCCGTCGAATCGTCCATCCTCTGTCTCCATACCGTCGAGACGGCCTCGGCCCTGGCCGTGGCCCTGGCGGCGACGGAAAAGGGGAGGACCGGTCGGGCCCTGTAG